One region of Asterias rubens chromosome 5, eAstRub1.3, whole genome shotgun sequence genomic DNA includes:
- the LOC117290236 gene encoding trichoplein keratin filament-binding protein-like: protein MALPTMPAYWTARYKNIQERSMVNRRTHEADFRDQWGNNARYFQNSDVTSTKQRAWTSDQSFQHSMDAYKKRDEREIKGLKLQARKNKLKQLLDTERDRYEAELKGLSPGNYQRLKGMRDRTDDLKTRKESARKEIADQKMYEHWKQNNPDLRKIENEMHKKHVIHGWGEQVDSHREQMVTARNEQKRMENQMEMDRLASLEKERQSQETKLQEEKELAGQLKDQVNELRQREAEADRLKNEQDALLRQQWELDKLDEERRAMEEERKKSQMARALTRQYKAQLRRRAKEVQEALELDRKILAALVEKASEDHQIQTTRREKAKADAAWMKQVVEEQLKLEKAREAELDMLYKDEAAREWQKREGEWERERQARERLMNEVLQGQQTQINSRMEENRRRQEESLQEREELVREMEVVQQMTQREKAEEERQKQETKREIEAQMTERQHQKVSNLKLQQQELEAEKQAERDYEEMLRQEASRMSLHGFQPKSFPRKGPGPSRSAWD, encoded by the exons ATGGCACTTCCAACAATGCCAGCCTACTGGACGGCTCGCTATAAGAACATACAAGAGAGGTCCATGGTAAACAGACGCACACATGAAGCTGATTTTAGAGACCAGTGGGGAAACAACGCTCGCTACTTCCAGAACTCTGATGTCACCAGCACCAAACAAAGAGCTTGGACATCAGACCAGTCATTTCAACACAG tATGGATGCTTACAAGAAGCGTGACGAGCGAGAGATAAAGGGATTAAAACTTCAAGCTCGTAAAAATAAACTGAAGCAACTGTTGGATACAGAGAGAGACAGATATGAGGCAGAACTAAAAGGTCTGTCACCCGGAAACTATCAACGGCTCAAGGGCATGAGAGATCGAACTGATGATCTCAAAACAAGAAAGGAATCCGCCAGGAAAGag ATAGCTGACCAAAAGATGTATGAACACTGGAAACAGAACAACCCTGATCTTAGAAAG aTTGAAAATGAGATGCACAAGAAGCATGTAATTCATGGCTGGGGAGAGCAAGTAGATTCCCACAGGGAGCAAATGGTAACAGCCCGCAACGAACAGAAACGCATGGAGAATCAGATGGAGATGGACAGATTGGCCTCCCTGGAAAAGGAACGGCAGTCTCAGGAGACTAAGCTGCAAGAGGAGAAAGAATTGGCCGGACAGCTTAAGGATCAAGTGAATGAGTTGAGACAGAGAGAAGCAGAG GCGGATAGATTAAAAAACGAGCAGGACGCCCTCTTGAGGCAGCAATGGGAACTAGACAAGCTTGACGAGGAGCGACGGGCCATGGAAGAGGAGCGCAAGAAGTCCCAGATGGCTCGAGCGTTGACCAGACAGTACAAGGCTCAGCTGAGACGAAGGGCTAAAGAAGTCCAGGAAGCTTTG GAGCTAGATCGTAAAATTCTTGCTGCTTTAGTGGAGAAGGCATCTGAAGATCATCAGATACAGACAACAAGACGAGAGAAAGCCAAAGCAGATGCAGCGTGGATGAAACAGGTCGTAGAAGAACAGTTGAAGTTAGAGAAGGCCCGGGAAGCAGAACTTGACATGCTGTACAA GGATGAAGCTGCCAGGGAGTGGCAGAAGAGAGAAGGGGAGTGGGAAAGAGAAAGACAAGCCAGAGAGAGACTCATGAATGAG GTTCTACAGGGTCAACAGACTCAAATTAACTCCCGTATGGAAGAGAACCGAAGACGTCAAGAAGAGTCTCTACAGGAGAGAGAGGAGCTCGTCCGGGAGATGGAAGTAGTCCAGCAGATGACTCAACGAGAGAAGGCAGAGGAAGAGAGGCAGAAACAGGAAACAAAGAGGGAGATAGAGGCACAG ATGACAGAGCGACAGCATCAGAAGGTCTCTAACCTGAAGCTCCAGCAGCAGGAACTAGAAGCAGAGAAACAGGCGGAGAGAGACTATGAAGAGATGTTACGACAAGAGGCGTCTCGTATGTCACTTCATGGATTCCAACCAAAG TCTTTTCCAAGAAAAGGACCAGGGCCAAGCAGGAGTGCATGGGATTGA